Within Euwallacea fornicatus isolate EFF26 chromosome 32, ASM4011564v1, whole genome shotgun sequence, the genomic segment CCGATTTAAATGCCCTCGTGGACCTTGCTGTTCCCATAATCCCCGCGGaactcacacaatttgagACACCCCACGTGTCAATGAGTTCGCCATTGACCACTGGCGGAAGAGCTCGGCGTTGAAAGTTTACATCACAGGACTTTGCTCATTGGGCACTTTCTGGAGAGATAAAAACTCGATTAAAAACCGTCCagcaaatgtattaaaactaAATGGTTAAGGCTTCggcaattttgattttagagTTCGGTCGAACGTCGAAAGTGGTTCCTGAACATGCACAAAACGCAACACAATCGAAGCACCGATGGAGATTTTCATAGAGAAAATGATCATACTCCTTGGTACTCACGCACGATAACGCTCATTGCCAGAAGAGACGAAAGTAGGAAATATCATAGCGCAAACCCATCTCAATTGGAAATAGATAAGGGACGAAGGAGCAGgcattcaaaatcaaatttttaacagtcTTTTTgagattgtttattttaaaagtcttAAACGGTCATTATGCGTTTGTGGACAGCATTCAATTTATattcctaaatttttaatatattcaacGATGTAtcattaatttcaactttaatACCGTTAAAAATACTCACTTCTAGTAGATCTTTTCTTAGAATTGATGATTAATGTTTTGGTCGTGTTtataaacacaaatttatttggtaaatttaatatatcgaTTCTATTTTTGCACGCAATTGTgaggaaaaaaacattttttttaatcagtatTTAGTTCATTTCGGGTTTTACGTAAACAAACAGAGTTAAAAACAACTTTCTCGTGTAGATATGTTTAGTTGCCTTTGAgaccacatttttttaaatagtctGTCCCTTTTCTCGGGCTCCGTTAAAATCTACATCGTTTTGTCATTGTGGGACTTTAACagattgtaaaattttgctctGGGATGACCGTGACAAAATTCGAACAATCTGCTCTAAGGCTTTGCAAAACGCTTCAGAACAAAGGGGCTCCGACAAACACTTCATTGGGCCTCCTATGGAGCGGACACGTCGCACATTAGTATCATGAGCAATTGCTTTTTGTATACCAAAGTATTGcagaaaatgcaatttagGTTTGCAACCGGCCAAAGTAAATTATAAACGGTCCTGCAGAAGGAAAGCCAGAATTCTGTGGAATCGTCTACAATCACTAAAAAATAGACGTTCACTGAAACGTCGTAAGGAAGTACCATCAAATATACGTGCTTCTAGGGGCGTTATAAAGAAAAGAATGCAGCCTTGAAAGTTCAAGAACCCACAGCGTGACTCCCCGGTAAGGAATTAAACCACAACTGCCACACACAAAAGGCTTTTGCAACCTGCTTTGAAAATCTGCAAAGATACGTGATACCAATATTTGCCTGGATTTTTTGAAGTAACAGCAACCATAGCAACAATTTCAAAGTCATTTTAATGTTTGCCAAATTGTTGACCTCTGACTTTCACCAGAGCCTTTTAACCTGATCAGGCCTAGTCCATTGGGTTTACAGTTAATTTGTTTGATGATACTGTTTGATTGTTGTGATAGTCATCAGGTTTTAGTTATAGTAGATGACCTTCACCTGTTTCCTCAACAAACTGCAAGGGCGTGAAGCAAGACATTCTGCTCCTATCAGGTTTTTTTCACACTTGAATAGGTTTGGTCGTGGACGATGTTAATTCGACCACAAGACAGGTGGTCTTATGTCCTCTGTCCGGAAAACTGTAGCCGCCTACACAGACAGCCCTAGCCTCAGGTGACAAATTCTAGAAAACCGGTTTGGTGCTATCTCCTCCCCAACCCATGCCTATTGCTTTACTGCATATTATTTATCTCTTATCACTTTCTCTAACGTCACCTAAAACGTCCTTCGTCATCCCATTATTAATGCAACAAATTGGACTCAATAACAAACAAGTGGCTTGCCGGGAATGAACGAATACGTGTAAATAGAGGACACACTCACAATCTAGATGCTTCTTTTTGGGTCCCATCATCTCTTCGGTGGTCGCTTTGCATACGGATTTGGCCAGTCCTTGACCGGCTATACTGTGTCTGGCCGCTAGGAATCGGTCGTTTATAGTCTGTCCAGCCATTCTGCCCGCCATCGCTTGACCGATGCACAATAATCACGGGAAAAACACGGCAAATTTACACCTCCGACGATGAAAACGGCCGCCCGATCGCGGAAACTCAAGAACCTGACAGCTCCGAGGTGCACACGTAACTGTCACTGTCAGTGAGAATGAGAAAgtggagaaaaaaaaattggttgccTACGGCAACATGGGACTGTCTCTTGACCTCCGAATGTGGCAACGTTGTTCGAATGGGAGAGGAGAAGACGAAGGCACAGTGTAGGCAACCAGTGATGCTACTAAGCAACCAGCTTTtctcttaaatattttccaatttggcgtataaaatttcaacagtaagtaatttactaatttttggACATTTACCCAATTCGTTCGCATTAACTGAGaacaaaaatcttaattttcgCTAGTTATTGCTTTACTTACATATCACGTAAATATTTAGCTGAGCCTTCCAAGTCTCGCGTAAAGCTTGTCTCGACTGTACTTGGCTCGCCTTACAAAACACTACTTTCTCTATACACTACTCCCCAAATGTGATGATGGTTTCACTTTCAGTAACTCATTAAACCATTGGAACACATACTAATTAAATCAACAtcaacaaaaacttttattttcaattattttccacaatgcaaaaaaataacaaataatccTTTACTTAGCATTGATAACAGTATCTACCATCCGCTCAGATTCTTCCCACAGCTCCCCAGctaatttatcataaaatatggcattgcttttatattttttgcaatctTTATACAGTTGCCCAGTCTCATTGTCCAAGTCTGGTTCTGTGGCACAATAAATTGCAGTTTCTGAGCCCTGAATGCAATATTAGAATCcacttcatttttgaaaagacCAATTACATACCTGCTTCGCACTCCTCATGTAAAAAAACGCTACAGGAGCTATCAGAATGAAATGGTACCATTTGAAAGAGTGCCTAAACAGGCCAGTGTAAACCCATCCAGGGCATATGGCATACACTTTTATACCTGTAAATTGTAGTCAAGATGTAGTAAAGAACATTTTCTAATTGCAAGGTGGAAATTGCCTTTATTTTTGGTGCGCCTGGCCAATTCCTGGGCAAAATACACATTAGCCAACTTAGAATTAGCATATAAATTCTCTCCTTCCTGAAACTGAAATTCCCTAATGGACTTTAAGTTAAGTTGAGCCTTTTCATGCAGAGATGAAGCGACTATTACCACGCGCCCTTAAATTTAATCTCTATGTTGTATTTAGCATATAATAAGTACCATGAATACCATGTGCTTTTTCTAACAAATCAAGCAACTCATTGGTCAATAAAAAATGCCCTAGATGGTTGGTTccaaaatgaatttcaaaCCCATCTACAGTCTGCAAGCGCTGAGACCTTGGATAAGCTACTCCAGCATTATTTATAAGAATGTCAATTTGTGAATATTCTCTTTTAACCAAGTCTGTAAATTGCTTCACTGACTTAAGATTGCCTAAATCTACTTCCATTGGaacctaaaatttaaaactatcTTACATTATCCCAATGATTAGTGCACTAGTGTTACCAAAGATACATCAGTGATCAATGATTTCTTGATCACTTCAACTATGAAGCAGGCTTTTTGCATGGTTCGGCAGGCAATAATAACCTGAGCATTCTTACTTGCCAGTTCCTTAGCTATCTGAAACCCAATTCCGGAATTGGCCCCCGTCACTAGAGCCACTTTTCCTAGTAATTTTACTTGGTTGGTACATTTGCCCCACTTTCGCTCCCTGTATTTCCTATAGATAATCAAGAGGAGGACTGCAGGAACCAGGTATATGGTATAGGAaggcatttaaaattatatttttgacgGCGAAGCGTGACAAAAGTGTTCTTgggacatttaaataaatatctatttattgattaggtttttaaattatcatcaATTTGAATTCTGTCTTCAACCTCACTTTTCTTGATAAGTTGCGGTAAAATAATGAAGATGGCCGTATAGGCAAAAGATAACCTCGTTTGACTAATATACTACCTGTGAAAGTTAGCTAGCAACAGCGCGTGAGTATCAAGTAGTGCTGTAATATGTCCTAATTCTTTAGATCAAAGATTATTCCCATAGAGAATGATTCTTAAGCATACAGCGCAAATCCAAGAGAATATCCCTAACAAGGACTGGCCGGACTGGCTTTATTCGAGATATACTGTTTAACAATATTCTATGATTGTGCGTGCTTTGACAATGACACTGCTCCCAGCAGCCCATtggttaaaaatatcaattggCGGAATTTTAAGAATcatccaaattttttataaaaatttgcttgttatgttaaattataacttttttaatttcctgtaTAATTCCTCCTTTATGATGCATTAGTTaggataaatgaaaaaataaaatttcagtatCACAGTTGCATTATATTGAtcacaaaatttacaattaaatcatacagtattaataaatttaaaaataaattttacattacaaTCACAATCAGTCTTATAAaatacaaagaaaataaagcGAGTAAATATCACATATGAACATTTCAAGTCATGATTTTGGCTCTTCCTCGCAGTCTTTCCGTTTCACAGCGGTGTGTTTACGTTCCGCAGCACCTTCATCGCTAGTTTTAACTCCTGATATTACCACGTCCCAATGAAGAGCTGCATCTAGCCCTTAACTAAATCGTTGTAGTAGGCAGTAATAGAAAGCTGCCTTTGATTTATGAAATTCTGCTCGATCTCCACATCTTTCCCTGCTCCTTGGACATTCACCAGCTGaaggaaaatttcgaattagCGTTTAATTTCGGacataaaaagaaacaataacaaaaaagatatttcaagACTGTTCCCAGAGATAACATAACACTAAACTTACCGTTGATGTATCGCTGTTTTTGGGCAGAAAAACTGCTACATTCTTGGAAATCTTTGTCGCTGTCGAAAAGAGTTTGGAGAACCCCTCTGGTTGAAGCATTGTTTCCAAGTCGTACGTTTCCTGGCTCAAGTAGTCCGTCCCTCCCCATGGTGGACTCAAAAACACCACGTTTGCCTCCAAGGTGGGCGCCAAAGTAAAGAAATCGCCCACGATAAACTTGATTTTATGCGCCACCCCGTAGACTTTAGCATTGTTTTTAGCCAGCTCTATTTTCTTGGGGTCGATGTCGATAGCAATCACTTTCTTACAAGTAAAAGCGAACTGGATGGCGTTGCCGCCGGCGCCGCAGAAGCCGTCCACTATGACGTCACAGTAGCAGCGTTCCGCCAAGTGTTTGGCGATTATTTCCGGCGTAACGGAGTACCAACTCTCCTCATCCATCTTAATACCCTCATCGAATTTTCTGAACAGTGAAAATCTTCGAAACCAGAATTTCTGAATTTTGGTATTAGCCTCAACTTCTGGAGGAAACGGAATTTTCTGCTTGTAGTTTATGGATCTAGTTGCCAACCGTATGACGTCCTCGGTTTTAAAAACCTGAGTTCTAATCTCCCTGGTTTCAACCTGGTCAGTTGTAATCTCCTCACTAAGATTAGGAACCACATCTTCAAAGTTGTGGATCTGAGTCTCAATGACTGTTTCTTCTTCGTCAGTTACGTCTCCGTCATCCTCAGACCAAATGTGCTTGCTCCCTACGCTCAAATTGAGCTGATTGTCATGGTGCTTGCTCTGATGATGTTTATATTGCACTCTTCCAGTAATAGCGAGTATCGAATCTCTTTCCACGTATTTTAGACCAATTAAGTTTAAAGTAGCCTTCAGTTGTTCTTTAGAGAAGCACTTCGAACTCAACGGATATCTATAACAACTAAGAGAGgtgttaatatatttaaaattcttagtAAATGGTTTACTTAAGTagtaaaaaacttattaaaaaaccaACTTACTTAAAATCTTCTCCCTCACTGCTAGACAGTGAACTCACAGATGAGCTACTGCCGCTGTTGCGACTGCTTCTTCTACCCAACGAACTCTGAGTGGTGTGAGTAAGGTTGGTTATGGAGTCTACAGTTTTACTCGAGTGATTACTAGCATGAGAGCCGCAGGTCGAGCTGAGGCTCTCGTTATCTACAGTTTGGCACTTAGTGCTCAAAGACCGCAGTTGATTCAAATCCTCGGATGTCTTTTTAAGACTCGTACCTCCAATTTCTTCCAATCCAGAGTCACTCGACTCTGGCGCAGGATCGGAGGATTGCACTAAACACTTAGTTTTTAACTTAAGGTAGGCCCTCCATCTGGTCATCCAAGTGGTCGAAACGAATCTTCCACCTGCAAAATTGGTGTGTTAAGAAACTtcgacttttaaaaaaattttaaaaagatagaagagatgaaattttatttcaaattcatcTTAACATTTGAGGAGGTTTGAAATAGAGGTAGGGTTGAAGGGGTTCGttgttaattgaaataaagtGCTGTATGTGTTCTtcaatatcagaaaatttaagattaatgtgtAGGTTTACATCAAAGAAACTCTAcggaatatattaaaattttctgatttcCAAACTGAAGTGTAgaatgttgttttatttattatattaaaccCCTTTTATCACAAATACCCTTCCACAGTATACTTCCTATATTTCCAGccatcaataattttattcgaaCAAATTTGCTTACCATTTTGGGTCCAGTACTTGAACCATCCAGAGTCTTCCTTTGCAGCGCTATAAGCCTCATTTAAAGGTACAGCAACATCCAAACCCATAGGTTTAGAGCTATCAATTTCGTTAGGCAGATCTTGCTCAACTGTGGCTGTTGAGGCATGCTTAAACTCATGTGGGTCACTGGTCTTAACAGAGCCACTTCCCTGACGTTGTTGGCGGTTTTTCGCCCATGCCTTTTCAATATCAGTGTAgcaactgaaatatttttcaacttcgGCAGAagtatttctgaaaaaaaagaaaagttaaaaaaatgttcgaacaaacaatttttaaatgtacttGAAATTCTCTTGGACTAAACCGTGAGGCGGTGGgctaatcatttaaattttttagatttagaaTAGGTGAATATGCACACATACTTATGTCTTTATGCCATCGAATTAACACACGAAACTACCGACTTTTGGTCGGTAGTTTGCGGTGTCCCTTTAAGTTAAGGAAAccttggaaatttttgaacaaaggGTACTGTAAGTTTAGAGATATTTATGTTtgctaattttaaataaaaacggtGATTACTGATGTgggaaaaatcaattgaaaGTGTGTTCACTACACTCAggtatagatttttttgaaaattgtgagTCGGGGATGACAGGGTGGTGCAAGAAAATGTCGgataaattaatacaaaaacttgttttattgacaaaaaagcCTCACAAACAATATAATACATAGTAAGTAAACGTAAAATCtctggaatttaaaaattcatttcccCAGCCGCGCCTTCCTCTCCTTCTCCATCTCACATGCCCTCGCCCAGCAGCTCTTGTCCAGTGTCTTTTTGCCCTCAGAAAGACACAGCAATCTGCTCAAAACTAACAAACAATGCAAATCCATTGCAGTCACCCCAGAATCATTCTGGCGCATACTGACAAACTCCTCTTGGGTTAAAGCTCGTACTTCATCAGATATTTCAAACTCATACTCAATGAGCTTGGCTTCTATTAAATATCTCCTGATATCTGTCAGCAACTGGGGCCTCAAAAAATGGTTTGCAGCTTCTAGAATCTCTTTAATAGTGCTGAGGCATGATGGGTCCGTGTGCAACGAGATGTGAGTATCTGAGGGTAACAAGCTTTTGCCTTCAGAGAAGACAAGAAATGGAATGTCACAATCATAATCTATGGTGTAGTGACTGAAATCATATTTGACTTTCTGGAACTTTATAGTATTAGATAGGGCAGAGACATTTTGTACTCCTGTAGAGTCCAATTTGCCTTCTTGCATCTTTGTTTCATCCAACACAAAGTGAGTGTTTTTTGATAGTTGCAGTAGGCCACTGGTCACTCTATTGCAGTCATAATCTTTCTTAGGAGTAAAAGCTAGAGTGTTCATGTTTTCTAATGTGAAAGGTAAATAATGGCTCTTGGTAACAAGCagttccaaaattttataaaattccaCAACATAGTCTAGATCATCAAAAATTGGCACTTTAGAGATGTTTAGTGAGAACTTTCCTAAAGTCAAAAAATCTTTCCGGAGATACACTTCAGAAATTAGGTGGCAAATGAGGTACTCGGCACTCAAAGAGTCTCCCATAAGAAGCTGTGTGAAAAGAATATGCAGctgtttttttgtgtttgaaaaATCGAAGGAATTTGGGTTGTGATTGAAGTATGACAAAGGCTTGAAAGACACAACGTGAATTCTTGGCACTAAACTACCAGGAGGATTGTGAGTTTGCGCCTCTATGTCATTCTCTTCCTCATTGTCATTAGAAGAATCAAGCAATGTCTGCACACTTAAAAAACCTACAAACTCAATCTCATCATTGAGTTTTATTGATTCATAATCCTTGTAAAATTTCGCATGGCAAACTTTAGCATCATCATTACTTAAAGGGTGATTGAGCAAATGCTGCCTTGACAGAAATGGAGTTTTCTCACTTTGCTCTGGCTTTTCTGCCAAATGTGACTGTTGTTTTTTTGACGAATTCTGCCCTTGTTTATCACTGCAAACATCAACATCCATGACTTCCTCAATGCTCCTTTTTGAGGCTTTTTTTGGCCTGGAATTAGATGATTCACTGATAGATGTATTATTCTCTTTCTCATGTTGTTGCACCCAAGAATTCAAACCAGGAACCGAAACGACCACATAACAATGTCGGTCACCCATTTTCATACTATCATAGTCGATGTCTTCCCCATATTTGGTCAGAGCTCCATCTCGGTATTTGCCTCTACATCCACGAGATCTTTTTTCACTGTCTGTGACATCATAACTGTCCATGTAAATTTCGGAACCGTACATGTCCTGCACCATTCCGCGAAATCTTACCAGGGTGCCATCCCTAAATTGGTGCCCTTCAGTTGCGTTGATGAGGGGCACCTCGAGccatgcttcgttttcaagatattgtAAGTGTTCCTGTTCGTTTAGAAGCCATTCGTCGATGGAAATATTGTGGATATTCATGATTTTTAGCATTAAAATCGTAACTTTATTTTCGGagtgtttattgaaaaaaagtgaGGTTTTGAACCAATTTTCGCGGGCAAAATTGAGacaaaaacgtcaaaaaattgATCGGTTTAATGTCAGTATGTACCGGCAGAGGGAGCgagtttttaagtttaactGCGGGTATTTCGGTAACCACGGTAGATGCGAGAGCGGTTAAATTAGGACAAAGGTGCGCAATTTTGAGTTTAAGAATTTATTCTTTggtacaaaattaaaaaaaaagagtccAGAGAAACTTGTGTCCGATCTCGATTGGAAGCGAcattacagggtgttaaaagttaagaataaaattggtttttgttttattgcgCTTGATCTACTGCAGATAGgggtttcaaattttatatgcaAAATTAGCAATAGGCGCTGCTTAATATGACACTGGGTAGGCCCCAACTATTATAGAGAGCAGTGTACTTTATGGTGTCCATAAAATCCATTACAAAAATTTGCTCTTGCGTCACTGGcagattttaatgtttttctgaAGTTCTTTAATCTATTACCTAAATTTTATCCCTCTTCATTTTTGgtcgaattttattaattctaagaTTTTCGACAGTTAGTACTAGTTTGTCTTTTATTTTGCACCATGACGGACAAGAACCTTCAAAAACTTGCTATAGAAATATAACCGTTAATAAAggataaatgtttttcacGACGCACCAGATATATTTCTATCGTCATTTGTTTCAGAGTTATGTGTGGTAActttgtgaattttaaaagtaaaaaaacgtttatcttttgttttgcatcatggcgaacaaaaattttccaaagcgGCTTGtgagaaaatctaaaaagctGCGTTTCGAACTTTAGGCACTAGATGGCGTATCGTTGGAAATGCTTTTTTAAGCGCTTTctgaaaatctgaaaattcaCGCGTCCATAAGAATTCACTAAGTTATCACACAGAATTGGTCATAAACGACATTTTGGGAGCGTCACAGCATTCAACATTATAAATGACCGAAAGAAGGCTTTAGCGTTACGAACACTTTGATTTGATTTAGAAATTACAGGACAAATTGCATTATTTGACAAAtgcagtttttgatttttttctcatgtttttcgaaaatatctttgcatattttcacatttttggaaatgccTCTGAATGCTTTTCTTGAAATGCCGTTCAAAATATGAGACTTGGGAAAGGAGAAATCTTATTCTCAGCCAGTTTTAATTGAGAATAGTCCACAATGAGTGATTTTTAACGGCAAAAATGTCAACTTTTCTTTTGGGAAGCTTGATGAAAAAGTGTCGTGAGCAAAATGgggaaatatcaaaaatatcaaattaaatcagTTCAGTATAAGTATTTACCCATATAATCCAACTGCAGCAGGCATCTTTGTTTCACGCTCacgatttaaaatgaaaacgggAAAAACTTGCGTAGCAGAACCACCACGAATGACCGTTTGCTCTTGTGAAGGATGCGCATCAACTGAAGAACCAACGCTGGATAATCGTGTACCTGCTCGGTACTTCGGTACTACCCTCCAATTGGCAGAAAATGTGCGGCTTAAGGGCGTAAAAAGCTCTAACCGAACGAGGACGGATATAGTCCTCTTGCGTCAATTATCAACGCTTTTCTCGTAGGGCCAAAAAGTGAGTCCGTCGTTATCTGAGAGACTTATTCCATCAGATTTTAAAGCTAATCTTTCGGATAACTCCGTAATGTCTCGATTTCCCACAAATGGCTTTAATGACCAAAGGACATACCGATGATTTATgaaattagtgtttttttaGCATGACGCGCTACATACAGTACCGACCTTGGGAGGGTGACGGAGTTGATCTAGAGTCCACGGTTCCAAACTTGCCAAGATCAACCCTGGCTCTACagtgaaaaatgtaaaaatttctgttaaatttGGAGTTACAAGACTTTATTATACCATACACACGTACGTCAacatttcgtaatttttaggGGACGCAGTAATGCTTTTCGTCgatgttaatttaaatttgaaagacaAATTTACTTAGCGATTTTGACGCTAATACCTTATTTTAAAAGAGCTTACGCAGAATTTCATAACGCATCAAAAACAGctctttgttatttgtttcTGATGCCTATGCGAACTTTGGAAGTTCGAAAAAGTTTATCttttattttgcataataAAAGGCAAAAACCTTCCAAAACCTCTTAagactaaaatttcaaaaacttaattttgcgctttaaaaacgaaataatgACGTCAAAGCctatatctttaaaaatatttctaagcGCTTatgaaaatgcgaaaattcCCGAgtgttcattaaaatttccaaaatttttatctttttttgatCAAACTGATTTAGCGCTGGAATTGAAAATGGTTGAAACTTCATCATTACAATTCTTCCCGCACTGTGTTGCGGCTTTGTCGTATTGAAAATCTCACGTTTGGACTTTTAACGCTCATCAtcacttttgtttttttctaataggTGCCATAACGggtcttaatattttttatctaattttatttctcacGGCGATCGCTTATCACATATTAAGGTTCGGCCTtacagtttaataaaaatatactctTAGCAAAGGGTACTTtggaaataacaaaataaaaagtaaggaaaaacataaatatgcaAGAAGTGTCTGAAAGATTTATTCTTCACTTTCAAGCACTGTTCTATGTGTGTTTTAACATTCCTCattgatattaaaaagttcCCTTTTCTCATTTTAGTCCCTAAAATCAAGATGATCTTCCGTGGCTCATTAATACCTAGGAGTATTTGTGAATGAGGTTTTTCATTGTTCCCATTTGTAATGAccaaataaggaaaaattagCACTCACCAGCTTTAAGACGGGGCATATAAGAAAAAACGAAGCGAATGATGATTGCCGAAAATCAAAACCTCCAATTTTATGTATGGCATCGTCGCATTGTAGAAGAGAAAAATTGCCTCAATTACCAAataaactgaagaaaaaataacaatatttcctaaagtttcatgtttgcaacatttccggaaataaagaatttttttaattctaacaATACAAATTAGTGAAATCCAATTTGCCCGACTTTGCCCCCATTTAATCAACCTCGTGTCCTAAAATGAGAGAATCCTCATGGTTCTGTTCCAAAAATAGACGTCTTGTATAAGCCTGGACGAACAAACCAACTTCGCACAGACACCTTAATTCTTAGAATAGCCAACCGCCTAAGGCGACTCGAGGGTCTTTGGACAGGACATAGGCCATAAACCGTTCTTTGTTAACGTCAACCGAACTTACGACTAGGTAAATTTCAGACAAAAAGGGCTGTAAACTAGCTGCAGGTTTTGAGCTTAAACTGGggcatttacaattttttctagaCTTTTCCTGATTTTAATGCGAAATATTCATACCTGTTCTGAAGTGCAAGGTCATTTGTGTTAAAATCAGATACATTTGCTAACGTCTTAAAGACTAAAATGATAATTGTAACCCAAGCGTATCGACGATCGAATTTGATAGAATGCAAAGAATTTAAGTATtgaatcaatattttaaaatatacaaaatttctCTACTTGCGAAAATACCGCGAGTGTTTTTTAACATCAGGTTTGTCGAAAATTTGGACATACGCTTACGTAACATGTATGTATGTGTGTGATAACAATGTTGTTTCATTGTAATTCCTCTACGTGTAGCAACCAAAAACTAGATATATGAAAATGCAGTAGAAGCAtgaacaattgaaaattttcctatgaATAACGACCTTCTTTCTGATGAACAGGGTTTTAAAAACTGCTTAATTCAAGTCGAAATATAGAAAATTCTGATATCCAGTGTTCCATAGTGGTACGTGCATTGACAGTGGCGTTGCCCCCAGCAGCTATTTTCAATCACCACCTCAACTATGTGTGGAATTGCGCCTATACAATCGATATAGGCGCAATCTGTCAAAAATGCTAGCTTGGCGGCATTTTAACAATCTCTTAAATActtataaaaatgttcttaatgTTAACATTTCCTTTGAATTCCCtgaataatttgtttactATTAACTGTTAATTGACATAAATGATAAAGATGGAATTTCAGTATCACAGTTGCATTATATTGGCGAAATAATGGTACAGTTGAAatataaagttttgtttttacaATTAAAGGAGAATTCCAA encodes:
- the LOC136348222 gene encoding retinol dehydrogenase 11-like, producing MPSYTIYLVPAVLLLIIYRKYRERKWGKCTNQVKLLGKVALVTGANSGIGFQIAKELASKNAQVIIACRTMQKACFIVEVIKKSLITDVSLVPMEVDLGNLKSVKQFTDLVKREYSQIDILINNAGVAYPRSQRLQTVDGFEIHFGTNHLGHFLLTNELLDLLEKAHGRVVIVASSLHEKAQLNLKSIREFQFQEGENLYANSKLANVYFAQELARRTKNKGIKVYAICPGWVYTGLFRHSFKWYHFILIAPVAFFYMRSAKQGSETAIYCATEPDLDNETGQLYKDCKKYKSNAIFYDKLAGELWEESERMVDTVINAK
- the LOC136348186 gene encoding trimethylguanosine synthase-like; its protein translation is MGLDVAVPLNEAYSAAKEDSGWFKYWTQNGGRFVSTTWMTRWRAYLKLKTKCLVQSSDPAPESSDSGLEEIGGTSLKKTSEDLNQLRSLSTKCQTVDNESLSSTCGSHASNHSSKTVDSITNLTHTTQSSLGRRSSRNSGSSSSVSSLSSSEGEDFNCYRYPLSSKCFSKEQLKATLNLIGLKYVERDSILAITGRVQYKHHQSKHHDNQLNLSVGSKHIWSEDDGDVTDEEETVIETQIHNFEDVVPNLSEEITTDQVETREIRTQVFKTEDVIRLATRSINYKQKIPFPPEVEANTKIQKFWFRRFSLFRKFDEGIKMDEESWYSVTPEIIAKHLAERCYCDVIVDGFCGAGGNAIQFAFTCKKVIAIDIDPKKIELAKNNAKVYGVAHKIKFIVGDFFTLAPTLEANVVFLSPPWGGTDYLSQETYDLETMLQPEGFSKLFSTATKISKNVAVFLPKNSDTSTLVNVQGAGKDVEIEQNFINQRQLSITAYYNDLVKG
- the LOC136348216 gene encoding mini-chromosome maintenance complex-binding protein is translated as MLKIMNIHNISIDEWLLNEQEHLQYLENEAWLEVPLINATEGHQFRDGTLVRFRGMVQDMYGSEIYMDSYDVTDSEKRSRGCRGKYRDGALTKYGEDIDYDSMKMGDRHCYVVVSVPGLNSWVQQHEKENNTSISESSNSRPKKASKRSIEEVMDVDVCSDKQGQNSSKKQQSHLAEKPEQSEKTPFLSRQHLLNHPLSNDDAKVCHAKFYKDYESIKLNDEIEFVGFLSVQTLLDSSNDNEEENDIEAQTHNPPGSLVPRIHVVSFKPLSYFNHNPNSFDFSNTKKQLHILFTQLLMGDSLSAEYLICHLISEVYLRKDFLTLGKFSLNISKVPIFDDLDYVVEFYKILELLVTKSHYLPFTLENMNTLAFTPKKDYDCNRVTSGLLQLSKNTHFVLDETKMQEGKLDSTGVQNVSALSNTIKFQKVKYDFSHYTIDYDCDIPFLVFSEGKSLLPSDTHISLHTDPSCLSTIKEILEAANHFLRPQLLTDIRRYLIEAKLIEYEFEISDEVRALTQEEFVSMRQNDSGVTAMDLHCLLVLSRLLCLSEGKKTLDKSCWARACEMEKERKARLGK